The Gossypium arboreum isolate Shixiya-1 chromosome 2, ASM2569848v2, whole genome shotgun sequence region TAAAGTTGTGTCTTTATAATATACAACTTTATGGACAAAAGATACATCTTTACAACACAATTATTTGgtcaataattataatttattagacTTTTCTAGATGATAAAATATTATTACCTACCAACATTTTAAGGGTAAACTAAACTCATTTcactaaactattaataaatttacattttatcactcaactttaaaaagttacaaaatgattattaaactatttaaaaactttcatttaagtcattgagcAATTAAAGTTGTTGTTGTATGGGCTTCTTCGTTCTCACTGCTTACACCAATCGAAAgttatttttctcattttcttttacagctcaattttttttatgaaaaattttgaaatttctatAAATACCCTACTCTATTAACTAAGAATTTATAAGAACATttggaatgaaaaagaaaataatttttaattaagttaGTGTAATTTAATAACATCAATTTTGCTAAATtagataaatatttaataaattatcttATAATTTAAGAAAACAAATTGCACGAGTCCAGGGTTGTGCTTTCAACATGACGTGGAATGTGAGAGCCTAGGATCCATCATTTGGCCCCCACCAATCCAATGATATTTCTCACATTTTTTGCTTTCCTTTCAACTCACATTCAATCTTCTTCTATGGGCTTCAATCAAATCCTATTTGCCGGAGATTTGTATGACTCAATTTAGGGTTTATATTACTTTCATGCACTATCAATTACGATGGCTGTtttctaaatataaattttagtaatttttaaataattttaaaataaatcttaaataattatttttagacAATCTTTAAGCGGGTCGAgttaacttaatttaatttaaaattttgagatacatttgatgaattaagtttgaAGTTGAAATAATTTTAAGATTGGTTAATTTTgagtttgaattattttaaaattacttaAGTTGGAGCCACATTTATGAGTTATTCAATTTCGAATTTTGAATTCAAATTGATTTTTGTATTTATTTGAAAGCTAATCTTgtctttttaataatttttgtttCCTATGATAATAAGAGTGAATTTTACTATATTTAGGGAGCAGACAGGGCTGAACcctttaaaatagaaaattattatttaggttctttaaaatttttaaaattttaaattagtaaaagaaaATTGCATTTTGTcctcttaaaattataaaaatttgatttaatcctttaaaaaatataaaggTATAGactatcaaaaattaaaattttattcagccCCTAAAATATTGTTCTAGCTTCGCCCTTGGAAATATAGAGGCCAAccttctatttctactattaaattaATTGACTTCAATGAGATGTAAGTTAAATTCAACCTTCTTGATTATCAACTTTAGACAATTTAAGAATATTATTTTCCTTTACAAGAGcggataatattaaaattatgtatttatttaattttttcaataCATAAAGTATCATTATTTTTGTAGTCTTAATTCAATTAGCATGAGTATTACTCCCAATGCAAGAGAATGTGAGTTTGAGTGCGCCAAAGCAcattatccttttatttatgggttgaggaggactataaataattctaaacattgtataaaaataacaaatataatcgaacttataataaaattattataaaaatcatTATTTTTACCTAGTAATTGAATATTTGAATGACTAGTCAATTTATGACTCAATCCACGTTTtgttttctctttcttctttaacAAAAGTTTGATCCTACAAATTATAAATCTTCTTTTACTTTAAAGTTTGAGATGTTTGTAGTTAAATGTTTAATAAgcaatatatataaaaggaataATATTACATTTGGTACTTGTACtttcataaaatatttaatatagtatcgtattttgaaaatgtttaatgTGGTGTACTTGAATTATGAATATGTATTTTATCATTGTTCTTGTACTTTAATAAAATGTCTAATGTGGTAGCTGAATTATCAATATGTGCTTTGTGTCATATTTGTTGCAAAGATGGTATCGGAGACCAAGGTCGTACACTTGAAGAAATACAAGCATCACTTACTACTTCTCCGTAGTGAGAACCAAGTGTAATGAGTTGCTTTCCTGTACTAATTATTATGATACATAGTGTTAACAACATTTCTGAATTGCTAAATCAAGCAATAAAAATCGacacataatttttttttcaaatgatcAAATCCATAcagataatataaaattatatgaaaaattaaataaaaattaaattaaattaaattaaattaaattaaccatGTTTAGCTCTttgcttttaatttaatttaattctttttatctaatttttaaCGTAATGTTACATTATTTACATGTACTTGATGATATGGAAAAAAATTACGTGTTAATTTGTGTTGGTTGGTTTAACAATTCACTAACGATATTAACGTCAAAtactataataaaacatatattgatAGTTTAGAAACTACATAGGAGAATTTCAAAGTAGAGGTACTGCATTAGACAAATTTTAAAGTACAAGTATCAAAttgaatattttataaaagtaCAGGTACCAAATATGATATTACCCTAGATAACAGAAATTCCTCGCGAGGAGTTTTATATTAGGTAAGCTTAATTAGTTAAGATATCCCCATTCTCAACAATGCGCGTGCAACACAAATCTCCTTCTTGCACTCAACTATTTTAATGGTCCTCACTCTCACTTCTACACCACTGCCTTTTCTCTGCAGGTATCTCCTTCTCTCTCGTGGCTTCTACGATTAACAGGTAAAAATACCCATTATTCTTTGATTTCTCTTAAAAGGTATAGtgcttttaatcttattttctattttaaagtgtttttcctttttaattttttaatctctCGCCATGCATGGCTTTAGTGTTCTTCCCAGTTTCATCAGAAAAAAAGAGAGAACGTTATTTCACTTTATGATTTTGTTTTTTAATGTATTGTTGATCAATTGCTCGTGCAAATGTGTATGTTATGTAGTCTGATGGATTCCAGTTATTCGCATTGTTATATTCTGTAATCTTACACTTTGAATTGgtgctttattattattttttaaaattttgttttcaagtTTTAAGCTTTTTGAGAAGGTCTCTTAAAACCCATATAGTGAACCCCAAAGTGATTGCTGAAATATGGgttttacttatttataattgttTTAATCTGCCATGGTTAATTTGTTGCTTGTCCTTGCTTATGATCAGCTACAAAGAGATTTATTGAGATAGGTTTAATCTTGGTAAGAACAAAAGATACATTTATCCTGGGGAGATTATTCGGTTTTTACTGTACAATTGCCTATTTGGATTCCACATTggtattttattattgtttaagTGCTTAAAGAAGCCTTGCCTTTTGCTATGATGGAATAAAAAAGGATTTTTCTGAGGAATTCTTACAGTTGGGACGTTTTTTTGATAAGCAAATGGGCGGTCCTTATAGTTCGTTAGGTCGTTAACTCGTCGTCAACTTGTCATATGTGTGATATTTATTGTTGATCAACTGGCAGGCTCTGCATTTAGTTTTGGTTATAACATAGGCTTTTTTGATTGTCTTCGAATATGAAAATTGACCAATCTTTTCATTCAAACAGTGATCTAGGACTAGAAAGCGTTTGAAAGATCTTAATGGCAGATCCTACTGATTCATTTCCTGACTTGCGGAGTGTGTATAAAAGTTCTGGTCACCAAATTAATCGCCTAAGTCAGAATGTGGCAAACATGAAGCTAGCTTCTGCGCAAGATGGTGACAAGGAGAACTCATTGGGATCCAATAACAAAGGTGCTGAAAATGTTGGGTTTCCTCAAGATTCTACCCCTAATGTATGGGGACATCCGAATGTGATTCAGAAACTTAGGATGCAAGGTAATCATGGTCCAGAAAAGGTTACTCACAAAGCATGGTCAACTCAAAATGCTGTTTCTTGGACGCAACAAGGTGATAGAACATGGGGAAATAGTAGTATAAAATCTCCATCCTCAGAGTATGGAAGGAATGACCCTGATCAAGCTGGTTTTACTTTCTCTAATGATTCTAGGGATGGTCAAATTAAAACCGACCATGAAGTGGGTgataagttggatgatgaaattggAGATAATGAAAATGTTGATGATGAATATGGTAATGGTGTCTCTAATATTGAGTACGATAGTGATGATATCGATGATTATGTTTCCGATTCAGATGAAGATGAGAAGAGCCATGAAGCACGCAAGGAGAGCAAGTGGTTCTATCTGTTTTTTAAAAGTTTAGAGAAACTGACAGTTGAGGAGATTCTTTCTCCGGTTCGGCGGTGGCACTGTCCAGCATGTCAAGGTGGGCCAGGAGCCATCAACTGGTACCGAGGTGTGCAATCCTTATTGACTCATTCCATGACTAAAACAACACGGAGAGCTAAGCTGCATCGTGTATTTGCTGGACTTTTGGTTGAGGAGATGTGCAGGAGAGGAGCTTTTATTAAACCAGTGAATGATGCATTTGGCAGGTGGGAAGGGCTGACCGATAGAGTTGCAGATCACGAGATAGTTTGGCCTCCAATGGTTACCATTATGAATACAAGATATGAACAGGATGAAAACGGCAAGGTACTTTATGGCTATCATCTTTGTTTTCGGAGATCTTATTTTCCTTATTTTCCCCTGCTTTCAAGCAAACTGGTACAACTTTTTCAGTAAAATATCTTgtaaaagaaaacccaagaaattGCTACTTAGCATTTATTGCTTTTTTGGTAAAATATCTCTTGTACTCTTGTATTAATATACTCTTAATATCTCTTGTATCATTTCGTCAGTGGACTGGAATGGGAAATCAAGAGCTTCTCAATTACTTCAGCTCGTATGCTGCAGTAAAAGCAAGACACTCATATGGTCCACAAGGGCATCGGGGGATGAGTCTTCTGATCTTTGAGAGCTCAGCAGCAGGATATTTAGAGGCTGCACGCCTGCATAAGCATTTTAAGGAGCAAGGGAGGGATAGGGATGCTTGGGATTGTTCACGGGTTCCATTCTGTCCAGGTGGCAAGCGCCAACTCTATGGCTACATTGCCATGAAAGAAGATTTGGATTTATTTAACCAACACTCTCAAGGTCAAATCACTCTCGGTCCTCTCAAAATATCGTGTCTATGTGTATACACTTGTGCTTGCATGTGCTAgataaagaaataaaaggaactCCATAGTAGCAAGGACTTGAATGCCTAtacctttataatttttaaaggattaaatcacatTTTTATCATTTGGGGGGGGGGTATTACTTAATttgttaatataaaattttcaacttttggtGCCATTGCAAACTTAAAAAGATGATTTGtagttcttttttcttttggctTCTTTGCAAAGTTTTGATTACTTTGATAATCACAGCCTTACTTGAGTATGGAGACAGGAGGCAATCCTCAAAAACAACTCTTACCAGTTCGTGACAGTTTGTTCTTGTTTAGGATAAAGCAACATTGCCTTAAATCATACCGTTACTTTAGTAAGAGAAGTAGTTAAACATGCATTTAAATTTGCCGAATTGGCTGGTGTTTTGTTTCTATAATTcgttttaaaatttaagtatttCCTTTTCTTGAAAGAAAAAATTTAATGAATGATTGATGGTGGAAGATGCATAATTTCATCTGTATTGGCAATGTAGTTTCCTTTTTCAGTCATGTTTGATACTCTATGCGATCAAGCAGGAAAGTCCAAGCTGAAATTTGAGACGAGGTCATATCAAGAGATGGTTGAGAGTCAGATAAAGAAGATAAATGATGATAGTCAGCAGCTTAACCTACTTAAAAAGAAGGTTGCTCAAGAACAGCAGCACTCACAAGTCCTTGCAGAGTCTCTAGGACGATTGAGTGAGAAGCTGCGCCAGACGACGGAGGAATATGCTATCATAAGGCAGCAATCTAGATTGCAGCATGAGCAGAACAAAGAAGAGGTAGCATTCTTAAAACTTTGTATTCCTCTACTTTTATTGCCAATCATGGTTGCCAAGTTAGGACACGAAGGGTGCCCTGGGACCACCTTctccatgtttcactgtttggtAAAATGGTGATCATACTCAGTGGATGCTATTACTATTGTCATGTCATTTCTTAATAACTTGTAGGGAAGCTGAACTTAAGGTAAATCTAAGAAGTCAGTTCGAGGCATGCTTGTGCTTGACATTGAATCTTCTCCATGTTTTATTAGTATATTTAAGTTGACATCGAATCTTCTAACTTGTTATCTCAATGCATTGATTTCCAGTTGGGCGCCAAAGAACAATATTTTAAGGAGAAAATTAatgttatttaccaagccataaAGTCGAAGGAAGATAATTTTGAGAAGCTGCAGAGGGCAGCGAGGGAGAGAGTTGAGCGGTCAAATGCAACTCCGATAAATAATGAAGATCAGCACAGGTAACAGTTATGATTCAAACTATCTCGTTTTGTCACACATGACCTACTTCATGCTGTAATGAAGATTTTTCTTTTCTGAGATGGAATGTCTATACTATCTGACTACCTTGGGAAGGTTTTTGTTTTCTGCTGACTTGATACTGCTCTGTCCATCAAATAAAATATCTGtctctttatttttccttttaagtTTCTGTGTTTGTCTGATGCATATTTAGACATAAAATGAGGTATGATCTTTCGAACATATGCAAAACTTAGAACAAGATTATATCTATACCCGTTTTAGACGCCTACTATATCGGACTCTAAACCTCCAACCGTGGGTAATTCAAGGTCACTTGCTGCTACTGGTGTCTTGTTTTGTTGAAACTGAAACTTGTTGACTTTATACTGTAATTATGATCTGATAATAGTTTTCAACAAAATTTGAACATTCAGTGCTATTGAGTTGGAGGAAAACTCAAGGTCCATAACAATCCAGGAGAAGAAGATGGAGGAATTCGAGGCAGAGAGGGAGAAGCTAATGAAAAGTCATCAAGACCGAAGGTTGGCAATCACACAGCGGTACTGGGAAGAGCTGATTGAGCTTGAGGAAGGGTTTGAAAAAGAATTGACCCTGCTTATGGGAAAGTACAACCCCGATCGCCTCGAGGAAGAGACTACTGACAGCGACGAGACAAGAGAGAAGCAAGAGATAATGAAACAGAATAGACAACAATGATCCTATTTGTCGAGGGTAAGAAGCAGCATATTATGTTTTGGGTCAAAGGTATACACCAGTTTTATTACCAAAGATACTTCAGTTTTGGATATAAAGGGCAAAAGGTGAAGCCTTTCTGGATCGGTACAAACATTGGAATAATGAAACTTCAAgtgctttattattattattgaacaTACATATCTGAGGATTCTTTTGTGTTTAAGCTGTCTTGCAATGACAAATTTTGCAGTGGCATATATGTTTGATGATTCGATGTCTGAATTTCCATGCAAAAAGAAAACATTTTTGTTGGCTAAGAAATCGACAAAAAAAAATGGGGTTTCTGCAGAtttgctctctctctctctctaataTTTTTTTCAATAAGTTAACTAAATATAGAAATTGGGTTTTGTCCATGCAGAAAACCTGCTAATATTGTGGATTGGGTTCTGCAAGTTATTAACTTTGACTCTTAATTTTAATAGAGTTATAATTTGTTTTTGTTTGAAGTTATGGAATTATAATCCAACTGTTAAAAAAGGTCAGACAagttgctgtttttttttttttagtttattaaaATGGTTACAGTTGAGATTAGTAAAATGATCTTTCCAAATCTCAGTTTTACTAAGAAAAAACCACTATATGCATCgaactcattttttttttatagaaaagaGAGCTTAAGCCCTATATGCAAGTTCATAACATAGTCTGCACTGTATGCATCCAACTTTGAACAATAAATTTCTCAATTTCAtatgttaaattttttaaaaaaaaaattgggtatctctattttttttattgGATGTTTGGTTGGTTATGaaatatgttttgtttttatGAAAGAGAATTGAATCTCTAACCTCATAATTAAGGGATAAAGTGAGTAATTGTAATACTAcactttttttattaaaaaatatttttaataaaaaagttaatttaatttatatatgtaTGGGGGCCAAATCATGTGCAGGCAATGCTTCAACCATTCTGTAGTTATTAGCTTTTTCACCGCCTGGGATCAATTTAATCTAAACCTACCATCTGGCATAAGGTTATGATTTGCTTTGATCACTTTTCTTTTCCGTGTTCTCCTTTTTTGCTATATGAATTCCTTAGAATTTAGGAAACTTTAATTCCACAGCTAGCTTTTTCTTTCTCAATAATATCACACTACCATTTCATTAAAGGTTCTTTTTTTTCCttgaagtttttattttttttgctaAATTGAAACCGATTTTTATGGCACTGACTCGATCGAAACAATGGGTCCTACTCAAGTCACCCTAAACCAACAACCCCATTATAAGGGGCCAACTCCCTAGTCTAGCTCCTCCTCACAAGCTCACCCAGTGCACCCCACTCTTAATTTTTTCCTTGTAGAGAAATAGGAATGGTTCAGGGAAGATGCAGTGCAGTGGCAGCCACAGTGCTGCTCTGCTGCTTGTTGCTCCACTTTGAGGTGGCTCAATCAGCAAGTTTCACTGTTGGAGGAAGAGGTGGGTGGACCTTTAACGCCGCTGCTTGGCCTAAACGCAAGCGCTTTAAGGCGGGTGACACTCTCGGTAAGCATTTACACATCCTCTAATCTTTGCTTTCCCCATTAGATTCAGCAGTATCTATATAAACTGTTTAGCATCATCAGTGATGTTGAACTCCATGAACGTTGGCTAATACCGTGTATGTTATTTGCAGTGTTCAATTACAACCCTTCAATCCACAATGTGGTAGCTGTGAACAGAGCAGGATACAAATCATGCAAAGCACCAAAAGGTGCTAAAGTTTTCAAGTCAGGCAAGGATCAGATCAAGCTTAAAAAGGGCCAAAACTTTTTCATCTGCAATTACATTGGCCATTGTCAAGCAGGAATGAAAATAGCAGTCACTGCTGCCTAATCCGAGATTAGGCATTGCCATATGATATCTTCAGTTTGCTTTTAAGTATTAATGTAAGATTCGGTGTCACAAAGTCTACTCTAGTGTTAGATTTGCTTGCTTTGAGTGGGTAGGTGGTGCTCCAAACACTAAATCTATACTATAATAATGATGGTTTTAAGTGGAAATCTTTTGTGTAATGCTTTGTGGCTAAGGTTTTACTTGTACTCCCTTTTGCAATAAAATATATAAAGATGCTTCTACCAGTTTTATTACTTGGGTAACTTCTTGAAAATTGACCATATCATCATAGGCGAATACAGGGGGCTGGCAGTGGCCCTGCCCCCTAAATTGGAAAATTTATGTTTAggactttgaattttttttaaaattttaatttagtaaaggtaaaattgtactttgccctctttaaaattataaaaattctatttaatcctttaaaaattataaatatatagacaaaattaaaatttcatttgacTCCCCCTAAAAATTTGTTCTGGCTTCACCCATGCATATCATCATTTTGTTGTTCATTTTTCAAATTCAAGGGTTTCTGCTCATAGAGGAATAACTGAAACTAAAGTAGGCCACCCATTATCTGCTATGCTTTTGCACTTTTAAACCATGATCCAGCACTCCACAGCGTGATTTGTGTGTGTGAGAGAGATAGGTTACATGCACAGTTGAGTTTAAGTTTAAAGCATAACATATATCTAAACCTCATCACAGTTGGTTCGGACTAGAGATGAGCATGGGCCAGCCAGGCCAGACTAAAAATTTAGGCTGGCTCagcccaaaaaatgggcctaaaattttgtccaatcTCGATccggataaaaatgctaaaacccgGGCCCGACTCGTCCCGtcgatattaatttttatattatttttatataattttaaaatatatataatacatcaaaaatactaaaaacatcaaaataaatatttctcaacaaattaaaaataaattttaaaaatatgtatacttaaataacactaaaatagatgcaacttaacaagcaaatgtctctaaaataataacaaaattaacaacaaaataagttttatacaatatctaaataataacaacaaaatagtagcaacataatagtaaaatggtagcaaaataggtagaaaataacaagaaaataatattaaaaaatcaaatttttttgtCTTTTAGTGAATTTGGGCCGGGCCTAGGTAAAAAATCCTTTACCCGAGGCCCGAcccgttttttaaacgggccttattttttatccaagcctatttttcgggcctatactTTTATTCAAACCCTCTCACATTTTAGGCAAGCCTTCGGGCTGGGCCAGGTGGCCCGACCCATGCTCACCTCTAGTTCGGACCAGGCTAATGCAGAATTTTAGATCGCTTTCTAGACCTAAGTTCAACTTGAAAAATGAGTCTAATTTTTTTCCAAGCTCGGGCATATATTAAAAAAGTTAAACTAGAGCTCGATTGTAAtaatttttaaactatttttatataaaaataaatttaaaaatataataatcatATACactcaaaatattaaaataaatgtttccccaACAAGTTGAAAACCCCAAAAAAATAGGCACGTGATACATGCCAAGTTTCGTACCAAAAAAATCTGCTCGAGGCCCAACCCATTTAGA contains the following coding sequences:
- the LOC108466592 gene encoding basic blue protein-like; its protein translation is MVQGRCSAVAATVLLCCLLLHFEVAQSASFTVGGRGGWTFNAAAWPKRKRFKAGDTLVFNYNPSIHNVVAVNRAGYKSCKAPKGAKVFKSGKDQIKLKKGQNFFICNYIGHCQAGMKIAVTAA
- the LOC108464188 gene encoding protein SUPPRESSOR OF GENE SILENCING 3-like, producing MADPTDSFPDLRSVYKSSGHQINRLSQNVANMKLASAQDGDKENSLGSNNKGAENVGFPQDSTPNVWGHPNVIQKLRMQGNHGPEKVTHKAWSTQNAVSWTQQGDRTWGNSSIKSPSSEYGRNDPDQAGFTFSNDSRDGQIKTDHEVGDKLDDEIGDNENVDDEYGNGVSNIEYDSDDIDDYVSDSDEDEKSHEARKESKWFYLFFKSLEKLTVEEILSPVRRWHCPACQGGPGAINWYRGVQSLLTHSMTKTTRRAKLHRVFAGLLVEEMCRRGAFIKPVNDAFGRWEGLTDRVADHEIVWPPMVTIMNTRYEQDENGKWTGMGNQELLNYFSSYAAVKARHSYGPQGHRGMSLLIFESSAAGYLEAARLHKHFKEQGRDRDAWDCSRVPFCPGGKRQLYGYIAMKEDLDLFNQHSQGKSKLKFETRSYQEMVESQIKKINDDSQQLNLLKKKVAQEQQHSQVLAESLGRLSEKLRQTTEEYAIIRQQSRLQHEQNKEELGAKEQYFKEKINVIYQAIKSKEDNFEKLQRAARERVERSNATPINNEDQHSAIELEENSRSITIQEKKMEEFEAEREKLMKSHQDRRLAITQRYWEELIELEEGFEKELTLLMGKYNPDRLEEETTDSDETREKQEIMKQNRQQ